A genomic segment from Lutibacter sp. A80 encodes:
- a CDS encoding radical SAM protein, which translates to MYKHLFGPVPSRRLGMSLGIDLIPKKVCSLNCVYCEVGKTTNLTTERLEYVKYDSVITELEKFMSNNPKIDYFTFSGSGEPTLNSKIGAILKFIKKKYPKIKTAILTNGTLLFDKNLRKELMDADVILPSLDAASKEVFLKINRPSKKLTIESHIQGLVDLRKEYKGEIWLEILFLKGYNDSKKELNLLKEAILKIKPDSIQLNTLDRPGTRQDLIPLTKIELQKINDYWKLPNVEIIASPDKRSNIESYNGNIETAILETIARRPCTLDDLHSFLGIHINEINKYLAGLETNNKIETVNLERGLFYELKHK; encoded by the coding sequence ATGTATAAACATCTTTTTGGTCCAGTACCATCGCGTAGGTTGGGTATGTCCTTAGGAATTGATTTAATACCTAAAAAAGTTTGCTCCTTAAACTGTGTTTACTGCGAAGTAGGAAAAACGACTAACCTTACAACCGAAAGATTAGAATATGTGAAATATGACAGTGTAATTACTGAGTTAGAAAAATTTATGAGCAACAATCCTAAAATTGATTATTTCACTTTTTCAGGATCTGGAGAACCCACTTTAAACAGTAAAATTGGAGCTATTTTAAAATTTATCAAAAAAAAATATCCAAAAATTAAAACTGCAATTTTAACAAACGGAACCTTGCTTTTTGATAAAAACTTAAGAAAGGAATTGATGGATGCCGATGTTATTCTACCATCATTAGATGCTGCTAGTAAAGAGGTGTTTTTAAAAATCAACAGACCTTCAAAAAAATTAACTATTGAATCACATATACAAGGATTAGTAGATTTACGAAAAGAATACAAAGGTGAAATTTGGCTCGAAATATTATTTTTAAAAGGTTATAATGATTCAAAAAAGGAACTTAATTTATTAAAGGAAGCAATCCTTAAAATAAAACCAGATAGTATTCAATTAAACACTTTAGATCGCCCAGGAACAAGACAAGACTTAATTCCTTTAACAAAAATAGAATTACAAAAAATTAATGATTATTGGAAGTTGCCAAATGTTGAAATAATAGCCTCTCCAGATAAACGATCAAATATTGAATCGTACAACGGAAATATTGAAACAGCCATTTTAGAAACAATTGCAAGAAGGCCTTGTACATTAGATGATTTACATAGTTTTTTAGGCATCCATATAAATGAAATAAATAAGTATTTGGCAGGATTGGAAACAAATAATAAAATAGAAACTGTTAATCTAGAAAGAGGACTATTTTATGAATTAAAACATAAATAA
- a CDS encoding putative manganese transporter: MELVYKTLLHAIMITGFVFVMMLVIEYINVQSKGLWQKFLTKNKWSQYLIAGLLGAIPGCLGAFTIVAMYSHRLVSFGALVTTMIATSGDESFVMFALIPEKAILLTLIIFVVGVLAGYITDKLYKPTKALEQISTHKLPLHNEPDCKCFEKDKIWFNLFHPSFHRITTSIIILILITGVSTGIIAGGLEIWMKISVLLAFLFSLFIVITVPNHFLKKHIWAHIVKKHLPRIFLWVFGTLLLMHFLMNYIDVQAWITSNMFVVLIIAILVGLIPESGPHLIFVTLFAQGSIPFSILLASSISQDGHGMLPMLAESRRTFLAVKIVNIIYAFIVGASTFLLGF, encoded by the coding sequence ATGGAATTAGTTTATAAAACACTGCTACACGCCATTATGATAACTGGATTTGTTTTTGTTATGATGCTGGTTATAGAATATATAAATGTACAATCAAAAGGTTTATGGCAAAAATTCCTTACAAAAAATAAATGGAGTCAATATTTAATTGCAGGTCTTTTAGGCGCAATTCCTGGTTGTCTTGGTGCATTTACAATAGTTGCTATGTATTCGCATAGGTTAGTTTCTTTTGGAGCATTAGTTACAACAATGATTGCTACAAGTGGAGATGAATCTTTTGTTATGTTTGCTTTAATTCCCGAAAAAGCCATTTTACTAACCTTAATTATTTTTGTAGTTGGAGTATTGGCAGGTTATATTACAGATAAACTTTATAAACCAACCAAAGCACTCGAACAAATTTCAACACATAAGCTTCCTTTACACAACGAACCCGATTGCAAATGTTTTGAAAAAGATAAAATTTGGTTCAATTTATTTCATCCATCTTTTCACCGAATTACAACAAGCATTATCATTTTAATACTCATAACAGGTGTTTCAACCGGAATAATCGCTGGAGGTTTAGAAATTTGGATGAAAATTTCAGTATTATTAGCATTTCTTTTTTCATTATTTATTGTAATTACTGTACCTAATCATTTTCTTAAAAAGCATATTTGGGCACATATTGTAAAAAAACATCTTCCCCGAATTTTCTTGTGGGTATTTGGAACACTTTTATTAATGCATTTTTTAATGAATTACATAGATGTTCAAGCTTGGATAACTTCTAATATGTTTGTAGTATTAATTATTGCAATTTTAGTAGGTTTAATTCCTGAATCTGGACCTCATTTAATATTTGTCACTCTTTTTGCTCAAGGTAGTATTCCTTTTAGTATTTTATTAGCTAGTTCAATATCACAAGATGGACATGGAATGCTTCCTATGCTTGCGGAATCTAGAAGAACATTTTTAGCTGTAAAAATTGTAAATATAATTTATGCTTTTATTGTAGGAGCATCAACTTTTTTATTAGGATTTTAA
- the acs gene encoding acetate--CoA ligase: MNYQKHYNYSIEDPQKFWKEQANELKWFKNPETILSKDEFGIDRWFADGKLNMCYLAVDKHVEDGFGEQEAIIYESPVTQQKVSYSYNDVKSQVERLAGGLCDLGVQKGDTVIIYMPMIPHAVFSMLACARIGAIHSVVFGGFAPHELAIRIDDCKPKAIITATSGMEVDRLIAYKPMVDEAIELAKHKPTKVIVYKRNLGAVNPKTDRYISYKKLVKKSKPVDCVEMNSTDPLYILYTSGTTGKPKGIIRDTGGYATALKYSMKNIYGVEEGDVFWAASDVGWVVGHSYIVYAPLLNRNTTIVFEGKPIRTPDASTFWRIISENNVKVMFTAPTAIRAIKKEDPDGELLKMYDLSCLKYQFLAGERCDAATLQWLEEKLEIPVIDHWWQTESGWPIVSNMMGIEPLPVKPGSAAKPVGGYNIQILGADGKELGANEEGLVNIKLPLPPGTLANIWGNTDRFIDGYLKKFPGYYFSGDGGYIDEDGYVFITGRVDDVINVAGHRLSTAEMEEVVSSNPSVAECAVFGIEDALKGQVPLALVVLKSGDYVSSFELEYKIVQEVRKQIGPVASLKKVLLVQRLPKTRSGKILRKLLRNIADGIEYTIPSTIDDPEIVNEITHEFKLHKIGIYEHATEEEKQTLADLKVDSFIKYYKSYQHSVNDPEGFWAQIADTFTWHKKWDSVVEFDWEKPKFEWFKGAKLNITENCLDRHLDKRGDDIAILWEPNNPDEANRSFTYKELHAEVCKFSNVLKNNGVEKGDRVCVYMPMVPELAIALLACARIGAVHSVVFAGFSAVALSTRINDSECKVLLTSDGVFRGSKAVDFKKIVDEALETCPTIETAIVLNRVNGDINMKEGRDIWWHDEIAKVNDVCEAEVMDAEDMLFILYTSGSTGKPKGMVHTCAGYMIHTAYSFKNVFQYTQGDVYFCTADIGWITGHSYIVYGPLAAGATTLMFEGVPSYPDYSRFWQIVEKYKVNQFYTAPTAIRALAAQGNELTERNDLSSIKVLGTVGEPINEEAWHWYDEKIGKQKSPIVDTWWQTETGGIMISPLGGVTPTKPTFATRPLPGIQPCLVDEQGEELNTNPAEGRLCIKYPWPSIARTIYGNHQRYKETYFTAFEGKYFTGDGAFRDLEGNYRITGRVDDVVIVSGHNLGTAPIENVINEHSNIVESAVVGFPHDIKGNALYAYVIVYELPENEDFLRREINDLIARSIGPIAKLDKIQFVTGLPKTRSGKIMRRILRKIAENETSNLGDISTLLNPEVVKAVMEGSLVK; the protein is encoded by the coding sequence ATGAATTATCAAAAGCATTACAATTACAGTATTGAAGATCCTCAAAAATTTTGGAAAGAACAAGCTAATGAATTAAAATGGTTTAAAAATCCGGAGACAATCTTATCAAAAGATGAATTTGGAATTGATCGTTGGTTTGCCGATGGAAAATTAAATATGTGTTATTTAGCGGTAGACAAACACGTTGAAGATGGTTTTGGAGAACAAGAAGCTATTATTTACGAATCTCCTGTAACACAACAAAAAGTATCTTATTCTTATAATGATGTAAAATCACAAGTGGAGCGTTTGGCTGGTGGATTATGTGATTTAGGTGTTCAAAAAGGAGATACTGTAATTATTTATATGCCAATGATTCCGCATGCGGTTTTTAGTATGTTAGCTTGTGCGCGTATTGGTGCAATACATTCAGTAGTTTTTGGTGGTTTTGCACCACACGAATTAGCGATTAGAATAGATGATTGTAAACCAAAAGCTATTATTACAGCTACTTCTGGAATGGAAGTTGATCGATTAATTGCCTATAAACCTATGGTTGATGAAGCTATTGAATTAGCAAAACATAAACCAACAAAAGTAATTGTTTATAAGCGTAATTTGGGTGCTGTAAATCCTAAAACAGATCGTTATATTAGTTATAAAAAGTTAGTTAAAAAGTCGAAGCCTGTAGATTGTGTTGAAATGAACTCTACCGACCCATTATATATTTTATATACTTCAGGAACTACAGGGAAACCAAAAGGAATCATTCGTGATACGGGTGGTTATGCAACTGCTTTAAAATATTCAATGAAAAATATTTATGGAGTTGAAGAAGGTGATGTATTTTGGGCAGCTTCAGATGTTGGTTGGGTTGTAGGACACAGTTATATTGTGTATGCACCTTTATTGAATAGAAATACAACAATCGTTTTTGAAGGAAAACCTATTAGAACACCTGATGCTAGTACTTTTTGGAGAATAATTAGTGAAAATAATGTAAAAGTAATGTTTACGGCTCCAACTGCAATTCGTGCAATTAAAAAAGAAGATCCAGATGGAGAATTGCTAAAAATGTACGATTTAAGTTGTTTGAAATATCAATTTTTAGCAGGTGAACGTTGCGATGCTGCAACATTGCAATGGTTAGAAGAAAAATTAGAAATTCCGGTTATTGATCATTGGTGGCAAACAGAATCCGGTTGGCCAATAGTATCAAATATGATGGGGATTGAACCTTTACCAGTAAAACCAGGCTCGGCAGCAAAACCAGTTGGGGGTTATAATATTCAAATTTTAGGTGCTGATGGAAAAGAATTAGGAGCAAATGAAGAAGGTTTGGTTAATATAAAATTACCATTACCTCCAGGAACCTTGGCAAATATTTGGGGAAATACCGATCGATTTATTGATGGATATTTGAAGAAGTTTCCAGGATATTATTTCTCAGGAGATGGTGGTTATATTGATGAGGACGGCTATGTATTTATTACAGGTCGTGTGGATGATGTAATTAATGTTGCAGGTCATAGATTGTCAACTGCTGAAATGGAAGAAGTGGTTTCTTCAAACCCTTCGGTGGCTGAATGTGCTGTTTTTGGAATTGAAGACGCTTTAAAAGGACAAGTTCCTTTAGCGTTAGTGGTGTTAAAATCTGGTGATTATGTTTCTAGTTTTGAATTGGAATATAAAATTGTTCAAGAAGTTAGAAAACAAATAGGGCCTGTTGCTTCCTTAAAAAAAGTATTACTAGTTCAAAGATTACCTAAAACACGTTCGGGAAAAATTCTTCGAAAATTATTAAGAAATATAGCCGATGGAATTGAATATACCATTCCTTCAACTATAGATGACCCTGAAATTGTAAATGAAATTACGCACGAATTCAAATTGCATAAAATTGGTATTTATGAACATGCTACAGAAGAGGAAAAACAAACTTTAGCCGATTTAAAAGTTGATTCGTTTATTAAATATTACAAATCTTATCAGCATAGTGTAAATGATCCAGAAGGTTTTTGGGCACAAATTGCAGATACGTTTACGTGGCATAAAAAATGGGATAGTGTTGTTGAATTTGATTGGGAAAAACCAAAATTTGAATGGTTTAAAGGTGCTAAATTAAATATTACTGAAAATTGTTTAGATCGTCATTTGGATAAACGGGGTGATGATATTGCCATTCTTTGGGAACCAAATAATCCAGATGAAGCTAATAGAAGTTTCACATATAAAGAATTACATGCTGAAGTTTGTAAATTTTCAAACGTATTAAAAAATAATGGTGTTGAAAAAGGAGATAGAGTTTGTGTGTATATGCCAATGGTTCCTGAATTAGCCATTGCTTTATTAGCCTGTGCTAGAATAGGAGCAGTACACTCAGTTGTTTTTGCAGGCTTTTCTGCGGTAGCACTTTCAACAAGAATTAACGATTCAGAATGTAAAGTATTATTAACTTCTGATGGAGTTTTTAGAGGAAGCAAAGCAGTTGATTTCAAAAAAATAGTTGATGAAGCATTAGAAACGTGTCCAACTATAGAAACTGCTATTGTATTGAATAGAGTAAATGGAGACATTAATATGAAAGAAGGTCGTGATATTTGGTGGCACGATGAAATAGCAAAAGTAAATGATGTTTGTGAAGCCGAAGTTATGGACGCTGAAGATATGTTGTTTATTTTATATACTTCAGGTTCCACAGGAAAGCCAAAAGGTATGGTACATACGTGTGCAGGTTATATGATTCATACAGCGTACAGTTTTAAAAATGTTTTCCAATATACCCAAGGTGATGTATATTTCTGTACGGCTGACATTGGTTGGATTACAGGTCATTCATACATAGTTTACGGACCTTTAGCAGCAGGTGCAACTACCTTAATGTTTGAAGGTGTTCCTTCATATCCAGATTACAGTCGTTTTTGGCAAATTGTGGAAAAATACAAAGTGAATCAATTCTATACTGCTCCAACAGCAATTAGAGCATTGGCAGCACAAGGAAATGAATTAACTGAACGCAACGATTTAAGTTCAATAAAAGTATTAGGAACAGTTGGAGAGCCAATTAATGAAGAGGCTTGGCACTGGTACGATGAGAAAATTGGAAAACAAAAATCTCCAATTGTTGATACTTGGTGGCAAACTGAAACTGGTGGAATTATGATTTCTCCATTGGGAGGAGTAACACCAACAAAACCTACTTTTGCAACACGTCCATTACCGGGTATTCAACCTTGTTTGGTTGATGAACAAGGCGAAGAGTTAAATACAAACCCTGCGGAAGGTAGGTTGTGTATTAAATATCCTTGGCCGTCTATTGCACGTACAATTTATGGAAATCATCAACGCTATAAAGAAACGTATTTTACTGCTTTTGAAGGAAAATATTTTACTGGTGATGGAGCCTTTAGAGATTTAGAAGGAAATTATAGAATTACAGGTAGAGTAGATGATGTTGTAATTGTTTCGGGTCATAATTTAGGAACTGCTCCAATTGAAAACGTAATTAATGAACATAGTAATATTGTAGAATCTGCAGTGGTTGGTTTCCCTCATGATATTAAAGGAAATGCATTATATGCCTATGTAATTGTATACGAACTTCCTGAGAATGAAGATTTCTTACGTCGTGAAATTAACGATTTAATTGCACGTTCTATTGGGCCAATTGCCAAATTAGATAAAATTCAGTTTGTAACAGGATTACCAAAAACGCGTTCAGGAAAAATTATGCGTAGAATTTTACGTAAAATTGCTGAAAATGAAACTTCAAATTTAGGAGATATTTCAACCTTATTAAACCCAGAAGTAGTGAAAGCTGTGATGGAAGGTTCTTTGGTGAAATAG
- the gltB gene encoding glutamate synthase large subunit, producing the protein MIKQGLYLPEFEHENCGAGFICNLKGQKTNQIIHDALEILVKLEHRGGVSSDGKTGDGAGLLIDIPHTFFQRVCEFELPEQREYAVGMVFFPKNKNQYRFCKEEFEKEIKNQGLNILGWRKVPVDSTQLGEIALNSEPTIEQIFISKDPDLKELNFKAKLYAARKIAEHTIAGSKMSEASYFYVSSLSNTTLIYKGIIMPEDIGPYYTDLQQPDLVTRLALVHQRFSTNTMPSWELAQPFRYMCQNGEINTLRGNVSRMRVREEIMKSELFGDDIEKLFPIILPGKSDSASMDMVVELLTLSGRSLPEVMMMLMPEAWEKHQTMSKERKAFYEYNACLMEPWDGPASVPFTDGDYIGALLDRNGLRPSRYTVTKSGKLIMSSEIGVVDIEPEDIEKHGRLEPGKMFLVDMNEGRIINDEEIKAKIASERPYKQWLDETRVFLKDVPNNNEECPIETLDIKTRSRLYNYTIEDIQEVITPMAQNGKEALGSMGIDTPLAVLSDRPQLISNYFKQLFAQVTNPPLDGIREEIVTDISLALGKDRNIFSITKRQCKKLRIQNPVISNNDLEKIRNIKIGDFKAITIQMLYVKEKGVNGLEDALENIIKQVAEAVRNKNNIIILSDRGANEEMAPIPALLACSYVNHQMNRMRKRSYFDIIIESAEPREPHQFATLFGYGASAINPYMVNEIIRNQVKEGFITGMDEQKAVDNFNKAIGKGLLKIMNKIGISTLHSYRGSQIFEIVGFNSKFVEKYFPFTTSRIEGVGLYEIEKEISARYNYAYPKTLIKNRLGLNIGGHYRWRRGGEKHMFNPTTVAKLQQAVRLSDQKSYNVYAKTVNEQSERLMTIRGLFEFNNYDPIPIDEVEPWTEIVKRFKTGAMSYGSISREAHENLAIAMNRIGGKSNSGEGGEDRKRFQKDINGDSRNSAIKQVASGRFGVTSHYLTNAEEIQIKMAQGAKPGEGGQLPGEKVLPWIAKARNSTPFVGLISPPPHHDIYSIEDLAQLIFDLKNANREARINVKLVSEVGVGTIAAGVAKAKADVVLIAGYDGGTGASPLTSLKHTGLPWELGLAEAQQTLVMNNLRSRIVVECDGQLKTGRDVAIAALLGAEEFGFATAPLVASGCIMMRKCHLNTCPVGIATQDKELRKNFKGTPEHVINFFYYIAEELRGIMAQLGFRTMDEMIGKTQKINANKAIQHYKAKGLDLTSILHRPEGYSKMPLKNTEKQDHELANVLDFTLLKDSHRAIYRKEKTTLNYPICNMNRSTGAIVSNEISKIYGHLGLPEDTLNINFTGSAGQSFGAFGAPGLTFTIEGNTNDYLGKGLSGAKLIIKKPEKANFIAEENIIIGNVCLFGAVKGEAYINGIAGERFAVRNSGATTVVEGVGDHCCEYMTGGKVVVLGKTGRNFAAGMSGGIAYVYDPNDKFTNGLCNTETIEFEAIEKEDATELKALIEKHVLYTNSNRGKELLKNWEKSLNNFVKVMPIEYKRALKRLETEEEMFEELTA; encoded by the coding sequence ATGATAAAACAAGGATTATACTTACCAGAATTTGAACATGAAAACTGTGGAGCTGGTTTTATATGCAATTTAAAAGGACAGAAAACAAACCAAATTATACATGATGCTTTAGAAATTTTAGTGAAATTAGAACATCGTGGAGGAGTTAGTTCAGATGGAAAAACAGGTGATGGAGCTGGGCTACTAATAGATATTCCACATACATTTTTTCAAAGAGTTTGTGAATTTGAATTACCTGAGCAAAGAGAATATGCTGTTGGAATGGTATTTTTCCCAAAAAACAAAAACCAATACCGCTTTTGTAAAGAAGAATTTGAAAAAGAAATTAAAAATCAAGGGTTAAATATATTAGGTTGGAGAAAAGTTCCTGTAGATTCTACTCAACTTGGTGAAATTGCTCTAAATTCAGAACCAACTATTGAACAAATATTTATCAGTAAAGATCCAGACTTAAAAGAGCTTAATTTTAAAGCAAAATTATACGCAGCACGTAAAATTGCAGAACATACTATTGCGGGTTCAAAAATGTCTGAAGCTTCGTATTTTTACGTATCTAGTTTATCTAATACTACTTTAATATACAAAGGTATAATTATGCCAGAAGATATTGGCCCATATTATACAGATTTACAACAACCAGATTTAGTAACTAGACTAGCACTTGTACATCAACGTTTTTCAACTAATACAATGCCTTCTTGGGAACTAGCTCAACCATTTAGGTATATGTGCCAAAATGGTGAAATAAACACTTTACGCGGAAACGTTAGTAGAATGCGTGTACGTGAGGAAATTATGAAAAGTGAGCTTTTTGGTGATGATATTGAAAAATTATTTCCTATAATATTACCTGGAAAATCAGATTCAGCATCTATGGATATGGTTGTTGAACTTTTAACTTTAAGTGGAAGATCATTACCTGAAGTTATGATGATGTTAATGCCTGAAGCTTGGGAAAAACACCAAACAATGTCTAAAGAACGTAAAGCATTTTACGAATATAATGCTTGCCTAATGGAACCTTGGGATGGACCTGCCTCTGTACCTTTTACAGATGGAGACTATATTGGTGCATTATTAGACAGAAACGGATTAAGACCTTCTAGATATACCGTAACAAAAAGCGGAAAATTAATAATGTCTTCAGAAATTGGTGTTGTTGATATTGAACCAGAAGATATTGAAAAACATGGTAGACTAGAACCTGGAAAAATGTTTTTAGTTGACATGAATGAAGGTAGAATTATTAATGATGAAGAAATAAAAGCTAAAATTGCCTCTGAAAGACCTTATAAACAATGGTTAGACGAAACAAGAGTTTTTCTAAAAGATGTTCCTAATAACAATGAAGAATGTCCAATTGAAACCTTAGATATTAAAACTCGTTCTAGATTATACAATTACACTATAGAAGATATTCAAGAAGTAATTACACCTATGGCACAAAATGGTAAAGAAGCCTTAGGTTCAATGGGTATTGATACTCCTTTAGCTGTTTTATCAGACAGACCTCAACTTATATCAAATTATTTTAAACAATTATTCGCTCAGGTAACCAATCCTCCTTTAGATGGAATTCGCGAAGAAATTGTAACAGATATTAGTCTTGCATTAGGAAAAGATAGAAATATTTTTAGCATTACTAAACGACAGTGTAAAAAACTTAGAATTCAAAACCCAGTTATTTCTAATAACGATTTAGAAAAAATTAGAAACATAAAAATTGGTGACTTTAAAGCAATAACCATTCAAATGCTTTACGTAAAAGAAAAAGGCGTAAATGGTTTAGAAGATGCTTTAGAAAATATAATTAAACAAGTTGCAGAAGCCGTAAGAAACAAAAATAATATTATTATTTTATCTGATAGAGGTGCTAATGAAGAAATGGCTCCAATACCAGCATTATTAGCTTGTTCTTATGTTAATCATCAAATGAATAGAATGCGTAAACGTTCTTATTTTGATATTATTATTGAATCTGCAGAACCTCGAGAACCTCATCAATTTGCAACTTTATTTGGTTATGGAGCAAGTGCTATTAATCCTTATATGGTAAACGAAATTATCCGTAACCAAGTAAAAGAAGGATTTATTACTGGTATGGATGAGCAAAAAGCCGTTGATAATTTTAATAAAGCAATTGGAAAAGGCTTATTAAAAATTATGAATAAAATTGGAATCTCTACATTACACTCTTACAGAGGTTCACAAATATTCGAAATTGTTGGTTTTAACTCTAAATTTGTTGAAAAATATTTCCCTTTTACAACTTCTAGAATTGAAGGTGTAGGACTGTATGAAATTGAAAAAGAAATTTCAGCACGTTACAACTACGCATATCCTAAAACATTAATTAAAAATAGACTCGGTTTAAATATTGGAGGACATTACCGTTGGAGACGTGGAGGTGAAAAACATATGTTTAACCCAACAACTGTAGCTAAACTACAACAAGCAGTTAGATTAAGCGATCAAAAAAGCTATAATGTATATGCTAAAACCGTAAACGAACAATCTGAACGTTTAATGACTATTAGAGGTTTGTTCGAATTTAACAATTACGACCCAATTCCAATAGATGAAGTAGAACCTTGGACAGAAATTGTAAAACGATTTAAAACCGGAGCTATGTCTTACGGGTCAATTTCTAGAGAAGCTCACGAAAATTTAGCCATTGCAATGAACCGTATTGGAGGAAAATCTAATTCTGGTGAAGGTGGTGAAGATAGAAAACGTTTCCAAAAAGATATTAACGGAGATAGTAGAAATTCTGCAATTAAGCAGGTAGCTTCAGGTCGTTTTGGAGTTACTTCGCATTACTTAACAAATGCTGAAGAAATTCAAATTAAAATGGCTCAAGGAGCAAAACCAGGAGAAGGTGGTCAATTACCTGGTGAAAAAGTACTTCCTTGGATTGCCAAAGCTAGAAATTCAACTCCTTTTGTTGGTTTAATTTCACCACCACCACATCATGATATTTATTCAATTGAAGATTTAGCTCAATTAATTTTCGATTTAAAAAATGCTAATAGAGAAGCACGTATAAACGTAAAACTAGTTTCTGAAGTTGGAGTTGGTACAATTGCAGCTGGTGTAGCAAAAGCTAAAGCCGATGTTGTATTAATTGCTGGTTACGATGGTGGAACTGGTGCATCTCCCCTAACATCATTAAAACATACTGGTTTACCTTGGGAACTTGGTTTAGCAGAAGCTCAACAAACTTTAGTAATGAATAATTTACGCTCTAGAATTGTTGTTGAATGTGATGGACAATTAAAAACTGGTCGTGATGTTGCTATTGCAGCTTTATTAGGTGCTGAAGAATTTGGTTTTGCAACCGCTCCTTTAGTAGCTTCGGGTTGTATTATGATGCGTAAATGCCATTTAAACACCTGTCCTGTAGGTATTGCAACTCAAGACAAAGAATTGCGTAAAAACTTTAAAGGAACACCAGAACATGTTATTAATTTCTTCTATTATATTGCTGAAGAATTAAGAGGTATTATGGCTCAGTTAGGTTTTAGAACAATGGATGAAATGATTGGTAAAACCCAAAAAATTAATGCAAATAAAGCCATACAACACTATAAAGCAAAAGGCTTAGATTTAACATCTATACTACATAGACCTGAAGGTTATAGTAAAATGCCTTTAAAAAATACGGAAAAACAAGATCACGAACTAGCAAACGTATTAGATTTTACACTTCTAAAAGATTCTCACAGAGCAATCTATAGAAAAGAAAAAACTACACTTAATTATCCTATCTGCAATATGAACCGATCTACTGGTGCAATTGTAAGTAACGAAATTTCTAAAATTTATGGTCATTTAGGCTTACCAGAAGACACCTTAAATATAAACTTTACTGGGTCTGCAGGACAAAGCTTTGGAGCTTTTGGAGCGCCAGGTTTAACATTTACAATTGAAGGTAATACCAATGATTATTTAGGAAAAGGACTCTCTGGAGCTAAACTAATTATTAAAAAACCTGAAAAAGCAAACTTTATAGCAGAAGAAAATATTATAATTGGTAATGTTTGTCTATTTGGAGCCGTTAAGGGTGAAGCTTATATAAACGGAATTGCCGGTGAACGTTTTGCTGTTAGAAACTCTGGAGCAACTACAGTTGTAGAAGGTGTTGGAGACCACTGTTGTGAATATATGACAGGAGGTAAAGTAGTTGTACTTGGTAAAACAGGAAGAAACTTTGCTGCAGGTATGAGTGGTGGTATTGCTTATGTATACGATCCAAACGATAAATTCACAAATGGATTGTGTAATACTGAAACCATAGAGTTTGAAGCAATTGAAAAAGAAGATGCAACTGAATTAAAAGCATTAATTGAAAAACACGTACTATACACTAATAGTAACAGAGGTAAAGAATTATTAAAAAATTGGGAAAAAAGCTTAAACAATTTTGTTAAAGTAATGCCTATAGAATACAAACGCGCATTAAAGCGCTTAGAGACTGAAGAAGAAATGTTTGAAGAATTAACAGCATAA